A portion of the Kazachstania africana CBS 2517 chromosome 2, complete genome genome contains these proteins:
- the KAFR0B04400 gene encoding uncharacterized protein (similar to Saccharomyces cerevisiae SOL4 (YGR248W) and SOL3 (YHR163W); ancestral locus Anc_5.78) has translation MVEVFEFSTENGELSHELGKYIIRKQNEALSKEMTFNVGIGQDKDNDTIIKNLRKCLIEDEDISRQVRWKEWEIFFCNEYLVPLNSAESNYGLFKREILDHLVHVDGHLNLGPTVFTINESLVLGGNRDGNFKHREKIVREYEMLLKKILIYY, from the coding sequence ATGGTTGAagtctttgaattttccaCAGAAAATGGTGAGTTATCCCATGAACTTGgtaaatatattattaggAAACAGAATGAGGCACTGAGTAAAGAAATGACATTTAATGTCGGTATTGGACAAGATAAGGATAACGATACAATAATCAAGAACTTACGTAAGTGCCTAATTGAAGACGAAGATATATCAAGACAAGTCCGTTGGAAAGAATgggaaatttttttctgtaaTGAGTATCTAGTGCCATTAAATTCAGCTGAAAGTAATTACGGGCTTTTTAAGAGGGAAATATTGGATCATTTGGTACATGTAGATGGCCATTTAAATCTTGGTCCTACAGTTTTTACGATTAACGAGTCTCTGGTATTAGGAGGGAATCGTGATGGAAATTTTAAACATAGAGAGAAGATAGTTCGGGAGTATGAAATGctactaaaaaaaattttgatttattattaa
- the MPC3 gene encoding mitochondrial pyruvate carrier (similar to Saccharomyces cerevisiae YGR243W and YHR162W; ancestral locus Anc_5.83), whose amino-acid sequence MSTIGIAFKRFWNSQTGPKTVHFWAPALKWSLVFAGINDIKRPVNKVSGTQSLSLMATGLVWTRWSFVIIPKNYLLASVNFFLAGTAGYQVMRLINYRLDAGDSMKQVFKYIITSKPDTVNQIEDSKNVNNRQQNTQQKQNEITH is encoded by the coding sequence ATGTCAACTATAGGGATAGCATTCAAAAGATTCTGGAATAGTCAAACTGGTCCAAAAACTGTTCATTTTTGGGCTCCTGCTTTAAAATGGTCCCTTGTCTTTGCAGGTATAAATGATATAAAGAGGCCAGTCAATAAAGTTAGTGGAACACAGAGTCTATCATTGATGGCGACTGGTCTCGTTTGGACTAGGTGGTCATTCGTTATTATACCAAAGAATTACCTTCTAGCGAGTGTTAATTTCTTCCTAGCAGGAACTGCAGGTTACCAAGTTATGAGATTGATTAATTACAGATTAGATGCAGGTGACTCTATGAAACAAGTGttcaaatatatcattACTTCAAAACCAGATACTGTTAACCAGATTgaagattcaaaaaatgttaATAATCGACAACAAAATACTCAACAGAAACAGAATGAAATAACGcattaa
- the CPD1 gene encoding 2',3'-cyclic-nucleotide 3'-phosphodiesterase (similar to Saccharomyces cerevisiae CPD1 (YGR247W); ancestral locus Anc_5.79), with product MSIALWYCPVPGTYQYEVLKQLIVSLQTIFPTSPLFEPHITLATKLQCENKEKIDEILTSCVAAVQSIKGQLQQSNGTPLVSFDECCINKKFFKKVTLNCNQNKYLVSMARIMQELYSEGDGEDANGTWEPHVSLLYSDVTPISKAFVRIIQQRIEDALDVRLIEDTSIASNEQYKNDIQTKWKFDRKPSLNWNLPGSFKIVRCEGPIGEWMVIGRIDI from the coding sequence atgtCAATAGCATTATGGTACTGTCCAGTTCCAGGGACATACCAGTACGAAGTACTTAAACAATTGATAGTATCATTGCAGACAATTTTTCCCACATCACCACTTTTTGAACCTCATATAACATTAGCTACAAAGCTTCAGTgtgaaaataaagagaaGATAGATGAAATATTGACATCATGCGTAGCAGCAGTCCAATCTATCAAGGGTCAACTACAACAATCCAACGGAACACCActtgtttcttttgatgaatGTTGTATTAATAAGaagtttttcaagaaagttACATTAAATTGTAACCAGAACAAATATTTGGTGAGCATGGCCCGAATCATGCAAGAATTGTATAGTGAGGGGGATGGCGAAGATGCTAACGGTACCTGGGAGCCACATGTGTCGTTATTATATTCTGATGTTACCCCGATCAGTAAAGCTTTCGTAAGGATTATTCAACAAAGGATCGAAGATGCTTTAGATGTAAGGCTTATCGAAGACACATCAATTGCAAGTAATGAACAATATAAGAATGATATCCAGacaaaatggaaatttgaTCGCAAGCCGTCTTTGAATTGGAATCTCCCCggttctttcaaaattgtaaGATGTGAAGGACCCATAGGAGAGTGGATGGTCATAGGCCGAATAGATATATAA
- the SDA1 gene encoding Sda1p (similar to Saccharomyces cerevisiae SDA1 (YGR245C); ancestral locus Anc_5.81), translated as MVKRGRATILPNNIILLQNLVKRDPESYHEEFLQQYSHYESLRDIFMLNGMSAASGAQSSVESSETNTSDNSSTQLIELIGFVSQVCSCFPKETANFTSELKQLLLEYHKTLPYELKEKIITSLTILKNKNVISSEELIQTLFPLLIAYSTSSNSMAINSHAKEIRNLIYNNLITLLKNSNTGSKNQKLNRSTQAICFNLLDQPDSQGIWAAKLTKELWRRGIWDDSRTVEIMTQAALHDDVKVAIMGIKFFLDADKEREENFDDEAENDDDVDLDALKHKMQVNKKSSKRGKKLTNALKVMKKKKNGKSNNNYYLNFSAIHLLRDPQGFAEKLFKEHLSSGKKTNKFNIEQKISIMQLLSRMIGTHKLIVLGIYTFFLKYLTPKQKDVTKIMAASAQACHELVPPEVIQEMVKKIANEFVSDGVASEVAAAGLNTIREICSRAPLAIDETLLQDLVEYKGSKAKGVNMAAKSLLSLYREVAPELLKKKDRGKTASLELLELKKSGKDGESKRPQFGVENSVRGIEGIELLAKWKRDQEKSSNGNDEDDDANWEVESNDEAEDVDGEWVTVESDKEYDVNVDDSDEEKKDTPSDSDLELSDDEEEKTEGMGVDEEEKETKSMDPEEAFREIASTRILTPADFAKLQELRTEEGVAKLMGMAKRSNEELVDADALVGPVKYKQTREERIQKIMEGREDRDKYGSRRGKRDNAHSTTNREKQRKKNFVMMIHKRSVKGKQKMSLRDKQKVLRAHITKQKKKGY; from the coding sequence ATGGTTAAACGTGGAAGGGCTACAATACTGccaaataatattattctTTTACAGAACCTGGTAAAAAGAGATCCTGAATCCTATcatgaagaatttttgcAACAATATTCTCATTATGAATCATTAAGAGATATATTTATGTTAAACGGGATGTCTGCAGCCAGTGGTGCCCAGTCGAGTGTAGAAAGTTCAGAAACGAACACCTCAGATAACTCTTCAACCCAACTGATCGAGCTTATCGGATTTGTATCACAGGTGTGTTCATGTTTTCCAAAGGAAACTGCTAATTTCACCAGTGAATTGAAACAACTATTGTTAGAATATCATAAAACGTTACCTtatgaattgaaagaaaagataatcACATCTTTGACtatattaaaaaacaaGAACGTTATATCATCTGAGGAACTAATTCAAACTTTATTTCCATTGTTGATTGCATACTCAACTTCGAGCAACTCGATGGCAATCAACTCACAtgcaaaagaaattagaaatcTTATTTACAATAACCTAATCacattattaaaaaacaGTAACACCGGCTCaaaaaaccaaaaattgaatagaTCTACTCAGGCCATTTGTTTCAACTTATTGGATCAACCAGATTCTCAGGGTATCTGGGCCGCTAAATTGACTAAAGAACTATGGAGACGTGGTATTTGGGATGATTCTCGTACGGTAGAGATTATGACACAAGCTGCGCTACACGATGATGTTAAAGTTGCTATTATGGGTATCAAGTTTTTCTTAGATGCTGATAAAGAGCGTGAAGAAAActttgatgatgaagctGAAAATGACGATGATGTCGATTTAGATGCTTTAAAACACAAAATGCAAgttaataaaaaatctagTAAGCGTGGTAAGAAATTAACCAATGCTTTAAAAGttatgaaaaagaagaaaaatggtaaGTCTAATAACAACTACTATTTAAATTTCAGTGCTATCCATTTGTTGAGAGATCCACAGGGATTTGCTGAAAAACTATTCAAGGAGCACTTATCATCAGGTAAAAAGacaaataaattcaatatagAACAAAAGATTTCTATAATGCAATTACTATCCAGAATGATAGGTACACACAAACTTATTGTTTTAGGTATCTACACATTTTTTCTAAAGTATTTGACGccaaaacaaaaagatGTCACCAAAATCATGGCCGCATCGGCTCAAGCATGTCATGAATTAGTTCCACCTGAAGTTATCCAAGAAATGgtcaaaaaaattgccaACGAATTTGTATCTGATGGTGTTGCTAGTGAAGTCGCAGCAGCAGGTTTAAACACTATACGAGAAATTTGCTCTCGTGCTCCGTTAGCTATTGATGAGACATTATTACAGGATTTAGTTGAATATAAAGGGTCAAAGGCTAAAGGTGTTAATATGGCTGCCAAGTCATTATTATCCTTATACAGAGAGGTTGCTCCTGaattgttgaagaaaaaagatcgTGGTAAGACTGCATCATTGGAGTTGTTAGAGTTGAAGAAGAGCGGGAAGGATGGTGAATCAAAAAGACCTCAGTTCGGTGTGGAAAACAGTGTTAGAGGTATTGAAGGTATAGAATTATTAGCAAAATGGAAACGAGATCAAGAAAAGAGCAGTAATGgaaatgatgaagacgatGATGCAAATTGGGAGGTGGAGAGTAACGATGAAGCCGAAGACGTAGATGGAGAATGGGTTACTGTTGAAAGTGATAAAGAATACGATGTCAATGTAGATGACAGTgacgaagaaaagaaagacaCTCCTTCCGACTCTGATCTTGAGTTaagtgatgatgaagaggagAAAACAGAGGGCATGGGAgtagatgaagaagaaaaagaaacaaagtCAATGGATCCAGAAGAAGCTTTCCGTGAGATTGCATCCACACGTATCTTAACACCAGCTGATTTTGCCAAGTTGCAGGAATTACGTACGGAAGAAGGTGTTGCTAAACTTATGGGTATGGCAAAACGTAGTAATGAAGAATTAGTCGATGCAGATGCTTTGGTTGGTCCAGTTAAGTACAAACAAACTCGTGAAGAGAGAATACAGAAAATCATGGAGGGACGTGAAGATCGTGACAAGTATGGTAGTAGACGTGGTAAACGTGATAATGCACATTCCACAACCAACAGAGAAAagcaaagaaagaagaacttCGTCATGATGATCCACAAGAGATCAGTCAAGGGGAAACAAAAGATGTCCTTAAGAGACAAACAAAAAGTTTTACGTGCACACATTACCaagcaaaagaagaaaggtTACTAG
- the LSC2 gene encoding succinate--CoA ligase (GDP-forming) subunit beta (similar to Saccharomyces cerevisiae LSC2 (YGR244C); ancestral locus Anc_5.82) — protein sequence MLRSSIRLRPLLGRRNLSIHEYRSAQLLRKYDVPTPRGSIAFSPQEATQIAKDLNCAQVVLKAQALTGGRGKGHFKESGFPTGVKVINSNLSNEIADAASKMLGNHLITKQSGPDGKFVSGVYVVEKINVEKEAYLSILMDREKKVPLIIASKDGGVNIEEVAAKNPDAINKFYVEDLSKGITMDDARDIAKSLNFSKELLDDTARTILSLYKIFIERDSTQVEINPLSEVSLKTSSGKIKHAVMCMDAKFGFDDNASFKQKEIFEWRDLTQEDPDEIEAKKNDLNFVKLKQGNIGCLVNGAGLAMATMDVIKLNGGNPANFLDCGGGATPETIKKGFELIMSNEKVKAIFVNIFGGIVRCDYVAKGLVDATNELGLKVPIIARLQGTNLEEGLEIIKRSGLKIHSFDQLDPAAAKAVELASA from the coding sequence atgttaAGAAGTTCAATCAGATTAAGACCACTTCTTGGGAGAAGAAATCTTTCGATTCATGAATATAGGTCTGCACAATTGCTGCGGAAATATGATGTCCCTACTCCTAGAGGCAGCATTGCTTTTTCTCCTCAAGAAGCAACACAAATTGCGAAAGATTTGAATTGTGCCCAGGTTGTATTAAAAGCTCAAGCATTAACCGGTGGCCGTGGGAAGGGCCACTTCAAAGAGAGTGGATTTCCAACTGGTGTTAAAGTTATAAATAGTAATCTGAGCAATGAAATTGCGGATGCAGCTTCGAAGATGTTGGGTAATCATTTAATTACTAAGCAAAGTGGTCCAGATGGTAAATTTGTATCTGGCGTATACGTTGTCGAGAAGATTAATGTAGAGAAAGAGGCATATTTATCTATTTTAATGGatagagaaaagaaagttcCATTGATCATTGCGTCAAAAGATGGGGGTGTAAACATTGAAGAAGTTGCGGCCAAAAATCCTGATGCTATCAACAAATTCTATGTTGAAGATCTCTCAAAAGGAATCACTATGGATGATGCTAGAGATATTGCGAAGAGCTTAAATTTTAGtaaagaattattagatgatACGGCAAGAACCATTTTAAGTTTGTATAagatttttattgaaaggGATTCAACGCAAGTTGAGATTAACCCATTGAGCGAAGTTTCATTAAAGACGTCATCaggaaaaataaaacatgCGGTTATGTGCATGGATGCGAAATTTGGCTTCGATGATAACGCTAGTttcaaacaaaaagaaatctttGAGTGGAGAGACTTAACACAGGAAGACcctgatgaaattgaagctAAAAAGAATGATCTGAATTTTGTTAAATTGAAACAAGGTAACATCGGTTGTCTTGTAAATGGTGCAGGTTTAGCTATGGCTACCATGGATGTCATTAAATTGAATGGTGGTAATCCTGCAAATTTCTTAGATTGTGGTGGCGGTGCAACGCCTGAAACCATCAAGAAAGGATTTGAATTGATTATGTccaatgaaaaagttaAGGCAATCTTTGTCAATATCTTTGGCGGTATTGTTAGATGCGATTATGTGGCTAAAGGCCTTGTAGATGCAACCAATGAGTTAGGACTGAAAGTTCCAATCATTGCAAGATTACAAGGtacaaatttagaagaaggacttgaaattattaaaagaTCGGGGCTCAAAATCCATTCGTTTGATCAGTTAGATCCAGCAGCGGCAAAAGCGGTTGAATTGGCTTCTGCATAA